The following are encoded together in the Longimicrobium sp. genome:
- the lolA gene encoding outer membrane lipoprotein chaperone LolA, with translation MMMNHLRIPLLALTAALAACGGRGEPSTARTDAPKQAPADGQAPAARIQRPAPGTGQPVDVTNPALPAPRRDGTAQPAAAPGQPAPGQAAPAPAAGARSSDRAAEILTRVEQAAYGIRSLEADFTQTLNVPLLGSNQRSSGKLYQRKPDRFLMRFSDPDGDVIVADGRYFWLYYPSSDRTQVIRTSIAEGGQSVDLQQQFLSNPNQRFVATLAGDESVAGRSSYVLTLVPRGASAYRILKIWVDKEDYLVRRFEMTEENESVRRVELRNVRTNHALANSLFTFTPPAGAQIIQQ, from the coding sequence ATGATGATGAACCACCTCCGAATTCCCCTGCTCGCGCTGACGGCCGCCCTGGCGGCGTGCGGCGGCCGCGGTGAGCCGTCGACCGCCAGGACGGACGCGCCGAAGCAGGCCCCGGCCGATGGACAGGCCCCCGCCGCGCGCATCCAGCGCCCGGCGCCCGGCACCGGCCAGCCGGTGGACGTCACGAATCCCGCGCTCCCGGCGCCCCGCCGCGACGGCACGGCGCAGCCAGCAGCGGCCCCGGGCCAGCCCGCGCCTGGACAGGCGGCGCCGGCCCCTGCGGCGGGAGCGCGGAGCTCGGACCGCGCGGCGGAGATCCTGACGCGGGTGGAGCAGGCGGCCTACGGCATCCGCTCGCTGGAGGCCGACTTCACGCAGACGCTGAACGTCCCCCTGCTCGGCAGCAACCAGCGCAGCTCGGGCAAGCTGTACCAGCGCAAGCCCGACCGCTTCCTGATGCGCTTCAGCGACCCGGACGGCGACGTGATCGTGGCGGACGGGCGGTACTTCTGGCTGTACTATCCCAGCAGCGACCGCACGCAGGTCATCCGCACCAGCATCGCCGAGGGCGGGCAGAGCGTAGACCTGCAGCAGCAGTTCCTCAGCAACCCCAACCAGCGCTTCGTCGCCACGCTGGCGGGCGACGAGTCAGTCGCGGGGCGGTCGTCGTACGTGCTGACGCTGGTGCCGCGCGGCGCCTCGGCGTACAGGATCCTCAAAATCTGGGTGGACAAGGAGGACTACCTGGTCCGCCGCTTCGAGATGACCGAGGAGAACGAGTCCGTCCGCCGGGTGGAGCTGCGGAACGTCCGCACCAACCACGCGCTGGCCAATAGCCTGTTCACCTTCACGCCCCCCGCCGGCGCGCAGATCATCCAGCAGTGA
- the hemL gene encoding glutamate-1-semialdehyde 2,1-aminomutase, with translation MSVTPVARESNNAASAALFHRACEVIPGGVNSPVRAFRAVGGEPFFVDRAAGSRIWDVDGNEYIDYVLSWGPMILGHAHPAVIQAITEAAGRGTSYGAPTEAEVQLAEAVREFFPSMERIRLVNSGTEATMSAVRLARGFTGREMMLKFEGHYHGHGDSFLVKAGSGVATLGLPNSPGVPADLSKLTLTAPFNDLEAVETAFRAHPEKIACVILEPVVGNAGFLPPDEGFLHGLRRITEEHGALLIFDEVMTGFRVAPGGAQELFGIRPDLTTLGKVIGGGLPVGAYGGRADVMAHVAPVGPVYQAGTLSGNPLAMAAGLAQLKILRDENPYPELERKTKRLVEGLLANGAEMGVPMCGGSYGSMWGVFLAAGPVRTFEDAKGSDVDTFRRFFHAALQRGVFFAPSAFEAGFLSTAHTDQDVEETISRARDALRFALA, from the coding sequence ATGTCTGTAACCCCAGTGGCACGAGAAAGCAATAACGCGGCCAGCGCCGCCCTGTTCCACCGCGCGTGCGAGGTGATTCCCGGCGGCGTCAACTCGCCGGTGCGCGCGTTCCGGGCGGTCGGCGGCGAGCCGTTCTTCGTCGACCGCGCCGCGGGCTCGCGCATCTGGGACGTGGACGGAAACGAGTACATCGACTACGTGCTGTCGTGGGGCCCCATGATCCTGGGCCATGCGCATCCCGCCGTCATCCAGGCCATCACCGAGGCGGCGGGGCGCGGCACGTCTTATGGCGCGCCGACGGAGGCCGAGGTGCAACTGGCGGAGGCGGTGCGGGAGTTCTTTCCCTCGATGGAGCGCATCCGCCTGGTGAACAGCGGCACCGAGGCGACGATGAGCGCCGTCCGGCTGGCGCGCGGGTTCACCGGGCGCGAGATGATGCTGAAGTTCGAAGGCCACTACCACGGCCATGGCGACTCGTTCCTGGTCAAGGCCGGCTCCGGCGTGGCCACGCTGGGCCTTCCCAACTCGCCCGGCGTGCCGGCGGACCTTTCCAAGCTGACGCTGACGGCGCCGTTCAACGACTTGGAGGCGGTGGAGACGGCGTTCCGCGCGCACCCGGAAAAGATCGCCTGTGTGATCCTGGAGCCGGTCGTGGGCAACGCGGGCTTCCTGCCGCCGGACGAGGGCTTTCTCCACGGGCTCCGGCGTATTACCGAGGAGCACGGCGCCCTGCTGATCTTCGACGAGGTGATGACGGGCTTTCGCGTGGCCCCCGGCGGCGCGCAGGAGCTGTTCGGCATCCGGCCGGACCTCACCACGCTGGGCAAGGTGATCGGCGGCGGCCTTCCCGTCGGCGCGTACGGCGGGCGGGCGGACGTGATGGCGCACGTGGCGCCGGTGGGACCCGTCTACCAGGCGGGGACGCTCTCGGGCAATCCCCTGGCGATGGCCGCCGGTCTGGCGCAGCTGAAGATCCTGCGCGACGAGAACCCCTATCCCGAGCTGGAGAGGAAGACGAAGCGGCTCGTGGAGGGTCTGCTGGCGAACGGCGCGGAGATGGGCGTGCCCATGTGCGGAGGCAGCTACGGCTCCATGTGGGGCGTATTCCTTGCGGCGGGGCCGGTACGCACCTTCGAGGACGCGAAGGGCTCCGACGTGGACACGTTCCGCCGCTTCTTCCATGCAGCGCTGCAGCGGGGCGTGTTCTTCGCGCCCTCCGCGTTCGAGGCCGGGTTCCTGTCTACCGCCCACACCGATCAGGATGTCGAAGAAACCATCTCCCGCGCCCGTGACGCCCTCCGCTTTGCGCTGGCGTAA
- a CDS encoding YajQ family cyclic di-GMP-binding protein: MAKTSSFDITSSVDLQEVDNAVNQATKEVAQRYDFKGATVEIDFSKKDGTLKLLADDEYKMTALIDIIQSKLIKRGVPIRNLDYGEVEQAFGGKARQTITLVQSISTEKGKEIVKSIKEAGFKKVNAQIQDEQVRVTAPSIDDLQAVIAHLKKQDFGLELAFGNYR; this comes from the coding sequence ATGGCCAAGACATCCAGCTTCGACATCACCTCCAGCGTAGACCTGCAGGAGGTGGACAACGCCGTGAACCAGGCGACCAAGGAAGTCGCGCAGCGCTACGACTTCAAGGGCGCCACGGTAGAAATCGACTTCAGCAAGAAGGACGGCACGCTCAAGCTGCTGGCCGACGACGAGTACAAGATGACGGCGCTGATCGACATCATCCAGAGCAAGTTGATCAAGCGCGGCGTGCCCATCCGCAACCTGGACTACGGCGAGGTGGAACAGGCGTTCGGCGGCAAGGCGCGCCAGACGATCACCCTGGTGCAGAGCATCAGCACCGAAAAGGGCAAGGAGATCGTCAAGTCCATCAAGGAAGCGGGCTTCAAGAAGGTGAACGCGCAGATCCAGGACGAGCAGGTGCGGGTTACGGCGCCCTCCATCGACGACCTGCAGGCCGTGATCGCCCACCTGAAGAAGCAGGACTTCGGGCTGGAGCTTGCGTTCGGCAACTACCGCTAG